The following are from one region of the Strix uralensis isolate ZFMK-TIS-50842 chromosome 4, bStrUra1, whole genome shotgun sequence genome:
- the AVP gene encoding vasopressin-neurophysin 2-copeptin, translating into MAEPSLPLSFLCLLALSSACYIQNCPRGGKRALADTALRQCMPCGPGNRGNCFGPGICCGTELGCYLGTAETQRCAEEDYLPSPCQAGGQPCGSGGRCAAPGICCTAETCAMDAGCLDEGGDGAQETAEKNLTVLDGSAGDLLLKLMHLANRQQQQQQGKHPLL; encoded by the exons ATGGCAGAGCCTTCgcttcccctctccttcctctgcctcctcgCCTTGTCCTCTGCCTGCTACATCCAGAACTGCCCCCGGGGCGGCAAGCGGGCCCTGGCCGACACAGCCCTCCGACAG TGCATGCCCTGCGGCCCCGGGAACAGAGGCAACTGCTTCGGCCCCGGCATCTGCTGCGGCACAGAGCTGGGCTGTTACCTGGGCACGGCGGAGACGCAGCGCTGCGCTGAGGAAGACTACCTGCCTTCACCCTGCCAGGCCGGCGGGCAGCCCTGCGGCTCCGGCGGCCGCTGTGCCGCACCCGGCATCTGCTGCACTGCCG AAACCTGTGCAATGGACGCCGGCTGCCTGGACGAGGGTGGTGACGGGGCTCAGGAGACGGCAGAGAAGAATTTGACGGTGCTGGATGGCTCAGCCGGAGATTTGCTCCTCAAGCTGATGCACTTGGCGaaccggcagcagcagcagcagcagggcaagcACCCCCTCCTCTGA